The DNA segment AATTATTGCTTTcataaattattatctttccaaattacaaattacaatatacagtacatagtTGTGTTaagaaattataattatgCTATAAAGTATATACTTTGTGTTCAATGAAATTCGTTGTTTTGTGTTCTTGGCTGTTTTCTATTTTGCGTTAATAGACTTGGTTCTTTATGCAATCTATCCTTTTTTTATAGCGTTGTGATAAAAGGAAATGGTAAAATTAGTAAATCTGCATTATGGACATTGAAAGCAAGGCAACATGATCATGAACAAAGAACTCACCATCAAAATTATCGTGTTTACTTCAAGATATGGGATCGTTTTGCATACGTAGGTTAAATGTCTGTGAATATATTGTGTTACCTGTACtttatatatgtataaataCAGATACTGTGTATATATGAAAGCTTATATATGGTTAACTTTgggattttgtttgtttgcattgaGATTAAATATGCTACATGCAGGTCTGGGCACGTGCGAGATATTTTCTAAGGcatttcacaaaaattaaaagcagGACTTGCTCATCtgctttttttcttcaaaccaAAATGCTATGGCACATTTAGCACTGgataaattttgataaaaaagaaatgttacCTTTTTTGACTGCTTgcaatcaaaataataaaatcatataaCTTTCATAAAAATTGCGAAGTAATTACTGTTTGAAATAAGTTTGCAttacaataaacaaatgtgtttggtttttaaaaatgagcaGAAGAGACACTGATTTATAGCTCATTAATATGCTATAAAGAAGCAAAAAAGTGCAGTCTTTTTTTTCAAGGAGCTCAAAAGCACTGCTTTTATTGAGAATGCTGTTGCCCAGCTCTGGCTTTATGTCATCCAAATTGGTATTTTATCATATATAAATGTatgctacatatttttaaaatgtcaacTTGTGTTTGCAGTTTACAGCATCTGGTTTGTTGATTGGGTTTATGAGAAAATGTATGAACAAAACAGGGATTGTGGTTGAGAAACCAGTAGAGAATGGGACCAAAGAGCGCAGAAAAGGGTCAGGAAAATGGAATCTGAGTATGGATGAcatgacatttttaaaacaaaatgtcaCTTTTCGAtacattttatccaaaatGCCAACCGTTGCGCTACCACGGTAACTGCAGAATTATTGTCTTGTTTTTTATGGTTACTACAATCACACTggttttttaaaatatgctACGTATTGTTTTGAATCAGTCAAAATTTAGCATTACTTATTCCAGTTTTATATATTTACACACACTTGCGTTATTCAATGCATATATGTCAGTATTAACATATAATAAGTGTTACTAATTTTAGATCATAAACATGATTTATCGCATGATATTTTTAGCTCCACTGTGCATGCTGGCGGGGATAGAGAATTACGTCAGACCTGTAATCAAAACACTACAGAGTTACTAGAGCAGGTAACTGTTGTTTAATGTGGCCAAGATACACAACATCCaccaacatttaaaaataaataattaatagtcCTAATTAATATTTCAATGTATAGCATGAAATTGTTCATTGATTTGCAGGATGTGGAGAAAAAGAGCGCCTCTGTGTCAACTTCAGAGGCACTCGGCAATCATATGGGACTGTCTGATGAGGATTTGGAAGAGTTCATTTCATCTGCTCAAGATTGCATTGGGAAAACATACAATGTGCAAGGTATTGAAAACATTGTTCTTGCCCAAGTAGCATGACTAATGAGATGGCAGTTTGCTATCAATCTTCACTCCTCTAATCATTAACAGCTCAGGTCAAGTACACAATTGCATGTCCAAATGAATGCTTTAGCGAGAAGAATGTGATTACGATTTAGTAATTGGCAAACACTAGAGTTGGATAAAGGAGTACAACTGTACTCCTTTATATGATTGACCCAACACTTCTAAATTCTCAGTAAGTAGGCCTCAAGCTCTTGTTCCCAAACTGTTATAGAATTGTAGCTCACGACCCAATTGTATCTTGAGAGGTAAAATGGTGATTCCGTCTCAATCACACTGAAtgcatttaacaaaattagaaaaatggaaaataaaaatggtgCATGACTCTGGCTTTGAGAACCACTAAAGCATTTTAAGGCTATTGCTGATGTCGTTTGCTGAATATACAGTGCATATTGTCTTGATCAGCTGCATTTACGTGTAcgtaaaatgtattttatgaATGTAGGGATATCACATTATAAGTTGGGTAGCTACCATGAAGCCGTTCAATGCTTCGATTTGGGAAGCAAAGGAGGATCAAGCAACGCCCAATTCAACCTTGGTTTGTGTTATTATTTGGGTAAAGGTACCAAGAAGAACTTGACAAAGGTACAGTTCCTATACCTCTGAAAAATTTGAGAGCAACGATATTTGAATGCGTTATTAACCGTATTTACCACAATATGCCATACTAGGCAATGGCTCAATACAGGAAAGCTGCCCGCCAAGGTCACAAGATGGCTCAATACAATCTTGCTTTGTTGCTGATTGATACTAAGGATGTTGTCAAGTACACGCATGCCATGCTACTTCTTGAGCAAGCTGCAGAACAGGGGCTTCTTCAGGTTTGGAGAGTAAATTAATGGCAATTAGCAACTCACCAATATTTAAAGGTAGATACATTTAAGACCTTTTATTCTTGGCATCTTTTAAGGGCACATGAAAAACACATTTTGACTGATTCCTTTTATATGTTTGTGTTAGGCGCAGTCATTGCTAGGCTCTTGCCTGGCACAAGAAGGCGTCCATCAAAACATGAGGAAAGCAGTAAGGATGTTTCAACTTGCTGCCGATCAGGAGGTAAACCATTTCACTTGTTTGCTCGCAAATGTACATGACTGTATGGGATGTGCAAATCTGATGTGACAATTTTGAATGAATGTGTGAGCTGGATATTTCTCTGTACTTTCCACTTGTATTATTTCCTTGCTTAGTGAAGTCAACGTGGGAGTATTTTTGCAGGTTTTATAGACACttttttttggttgttttaatttggtttaaatttttctttcctttGTTTCGTGAAGCATAACATAATTACTTTCCATAATTActtcattttcttgtttgtccAATATTTTTGAGTCAAGTAACGAATTGCATGTCCACATCAGGCTCCAGAATGAagtgatttttttcttcattaatTTTCACACCTTTCCTTTCAGCCCTTTACAAGGGCATGCATTTGTTTACTTGGCTGGTGTTTTTGCTAGCTACAACTTGCTGTTGAGTTATTTTTTAATCCCTTGTAAAACTATATATTTGTTGTAATTAAGATGACTTTTGTCTAATTGTATTATGTGTAAATGACCCAAGGTTTTTGGTATTGAGCATTGTAATTACTCAGGTAgcattgtgatgtatatatacCATACAGGTTGACTTAGTATTTGCAGAATTTACTTATCTAATCGTGGTGGGTAACGTCATGACCACTCTGACTCACTTGCAAGTGTCCTTGCATTAATCATATTAATTACATTGATCATAGTTGTTAGTCATACATGTATGAAATAGCCCAAGATACACACCTTAGGAACTAAATTGGTTTACTGCACCATGGAATTTACATCTTgactaaattttgcaaattgtcTTGTCCAGGATCCACTTGCCACTTACCATTTAGCACAATGCCATGAGCACGGACTGGGAGGCTTGGAGATAAATCCCATTAAAGCTTTTGATCTCTATGCTACAGCTGCCAATCTTGGCCATATGGAAGCGCAGTATAAAATGGGATGTGTTCTAGCAAATGGATGTGAAGGTAATATTCAGTATCATAACTGCTTTACCATATTTATATGCCCTAAGCCCTTTTTGTGAGTTTGGCTACTTATGTCTCAATGTATTTTATCCTGTTTACAAAAACTAAACTGTGCTTTCACAGGAGTAATACTGTGCACTCTTGTGAAACAACTTGCAGAAAGTatttaattactttttaactactatacttttattattactctTTTCTAAGTTGTCCTTTTAGAACTGGGATTTTTTTTGAATAAGAATAGAGCTCATAAAACTTCATGTTCATGTTGATAACTGATATAtactgttttaattttattacaaagtaTGCTGTACGTTCTGCGTTCTTATGGTACAATGAAAGTTTAACATATCAAGATAGAACAAGCCATGCTAAAAATCGAATAAAGTAAACACTTATGAACATTCTCAACAACTGACAGTGTTTTGGTGAGTCTATGTTGCGTCTTCGTCATCTAATGCAGTGCTGATTGGCCGGAACTCCATCTTCGTTTCCGTCCTTGGTGTTGCCGGTACAGTCATACTCTTTGTTGATGTGCCCATGGCTGTGAGTGTTTGCAGCCTCGTCTGCATCGTCC comes from the Clavelina lepadiformis chromosome 5, kaClaLepa1.1, whole genome shotgun sequence genome and includes:
- the LOC143461317 gene encoding uncharacterized protein LOC143461317, whose product is MSRIWNCITRGFRVRPPTTPSQTSSQLSDDNEANSEVDHLTLDKDIRRFVLQFDGSAAEQDSVVIKGNGKISKSALWTLKARQHDHEQRTHHQNYRVYFKIWDRFAYFTASGLLIGFMRKCMNKTGIVVEKPVENGTKERRKGSGKWNLSMDDMTFLKQNVTFRYILSKMPTVALPRSTVHAGGDRELRQTCNQNTTELLEQDVEKKSASVSTSEALGNHMGLSDEDLEEFISSAQDCIGKTYNVQGISHYKLGSYHEAVQCFDLGSKGGSSNAQFNLGLCYYLGKGTKKNLTKAMAQYRKAARQGHKMAQYNLALLLIDTKDVVKYTHAMLLLEQAAEQGLLQAQSLLGSCLAQEGVHQNMRKAVRMFQLAADQEDPLATYHLAQCHEHGLGGLEINPIKAFDLYATAANLGHMEAQYKMGCVLANGCEGIDKNEDLAMEIFKKAGEAGHAKSLKRHECLREAKQLQMASIEKDFLKPSLHTNQNISIDLSHLIIPELIQALNPQKAMTEDTFLSTPRLEDVLIPGSLVGGQFDQSVSFVNSFHRVSTWPSSLLNYTSIVSYPND